A DNA window from Acinetobacter sp. 10FS3-1 contains the following coding sequences:
- the dnaX gene encoding DNA polymerase III subunit gamma/tau: protein MYQVLARKYRPRNFNELVGQNHVSRALTSALERGRLHHAYLFTGTRGVGKTTIARILAKCLNCETGVTATPCEVCPTCTAVNEGRFIDLIEIDAASRTKVEDTRELLDNVPYAPTQGRFKVYLIDEVHMLSTHSFNALLKTLEEPPEHVKFLFATTDPQKLPITVISRCLQFTLRPLAIDEITEHLGNILSKESIQADQDAIWQIAESAQGSLRDALSLTDQAIAYGQGAIQHQDVKDMLGLIDRTIIYDLILAVHQNQKARVSELLLQFRQQALDVSLVLDQLISTLHELALLQYLPDLSLKYSAEINKKIMQLSALISPQDLQLYYQIACKGRADLQLAVTQEQGFEMTVLRLLAFRPIQPHEIPVTQATPAPAEETPSTRLQPPLKNSQTEAVEAAPAFDGFSLEDTDKAETLSSSEPSSDDFLEDEVAETESGTPAFSQTPDATVLPVSEVVRADTESASILFDPESGDALFGFEDIVATETVEESTDSSDDFLLAEYLPAEAASIHHEKTGQNLVLEAACEEVVAEQQLNETAITLESQPRAQLAKTEQNNSADLMPQDILKTPEQVLEGEWTVEKWEYWFRNSQLSPAVQELAQYGIMSGQINAASVFHLPEQYQQLFSQLQHILEEALKEKWPQTFFTVKFEDVEQLTPYVMQHERKARAFKRAKELLYAEPAVRDLIRQFDGELQNIQLK, encoded by the coding sequence ATGTATCAAGTACTTGCGCGAAAATATCGTCCTCGTAATTTTAATGAGTTGGTGGGTCAAAACCATGTTTCACGTGCCTTAACCAGTGCACTTGAGCGTGGCCGTTTGCATCATGCCTATTTATTTACAGGAACGCGTGGAGTGGGGAAAACCACCATTGCCCGTATTTTGGCGAAGTGCTTGAACTGTGAAACGGGTGTGACTGCAACACCGTGTGAAGTTTGCCCGACCTGTACGGCGGTTAATGAAGGACGTTTTATCGATCTGATCGAGATTGATGCCGCATCCCGTACTAAAGTGGAAGATACCCGTGAGCTGTTGGATAACGTACCTTATGCGCCAACCCAAGGTCGCTTTAAGGTTTATCTGATTGACGAAGTGCATATGCTGTCTACGCATTCTTTTAATGCCTTGCTCAAGACTTTAGAAGAACCCCCAGAACACGTTAAATTCCTGTTTGCCACCACAGATCCCCAGAAGCTCCCGATTACGGTGATTTCCCGTTGTCTGCAATTTACCTTGCGTCCTTTGGCGATAGATGAAATTACCGAACATTTAGGCAATATTTTAAGCAAAGAAAGCATTCAGGCCGATCAGGATGCGATCTGGCAAATCGCGGAATCTGCCCAAGGGTCTTTACGTGATGCTTTGTCTTTAACTGATCAGGCGATTGCCTATGGTCAAGGAGCCATTCAGCATCAAGATGTCAAAGACATGCTGGGTCTGATTGACCGTACCATTATTTATGACCTGATTCTGGCAGTTCATCAGAATCAAAAAGCACGGGTTAGCGAACTCTTGCTTCAGTTCCGTCAGCAGGCACTGGATGTATCCCTAGTTCTGGATCAGCTGATTTCGACCTTGCATGAACTGGCATTACTCCAGTATCTGCCAGATTTAAGCCTGAAATATAGTGCTGAAATCAATAAAAAAATCATGCAGCTATCTGCGCTGATTTCTCCACAGGACCTACAGCTTTACTATCAGATTGCCTGTAAAGGACGAGCCGATTTACAGCTGGCCGTCACTCAGGAGCAGGGCTTTGAAATGACAGTATTGCGTTTACTGGCTTTCCGTCCAATCCAGCCTCATGAAATTCCGGTCACTCAGGCTACGCCAGCTCCAGCAGAGGAGACGCCCTCGACCCGTTTGCAACCGCCCCTAAAAAACAGTCAGACGGAAGCTGTAGAGGCAGCCCCTGCCTTTGATGGGTTTTCATTAGAAGATACAGATAAGGCTGAAACGCTATCATCATCTGAACCATCTTCGGATGATTTTCTGGAAGATGAAGTAGCAGAGACTGAATCTGGTACTCCTGCATTCAGTCAAACTCCAGATGCAACCGTTCTGCCTGTCAGTGAGGTCGTTAGGGCCGATACTGAATCTGCCTCTATACTATTTGATCCGGAAAGTGGCGATGCGCTGTTTGGATTTGAAGACATTGTCGCGACAGAGACCGTTGAAGAAAGTACCGACAGTAGTGATGATTTTCTTTTGGCGGAATATTTGCCGGCTGAGGCAGCTTCCATTCATCATGAAAAGACCGGGCAAAACCTTGTACTTGAAGCAGCATGCGAAGAGGTGGTGGCCGAGCAGCAGCTGAATGAAACAGCTATTACATTAGAATCTCAGCCAAGGGCACAGCTTGCAAAAACTGAGCAGAATAATTCTGCAGATTTAATGCCTCAGGATATTCTAAAAACACCTGAACAGGTGCTGGAAGGTGAGTGGACGGTGGAGAAATGGGAATACTGGTTTAGAAATAGCCAGCTTTCTCCAGCGGTACAGGAGTTGGCACAATACGGTATTATGAGTGGCCAGATTAATGCAGCATCGGTATTTCATCTGCCTGAACAATATCAGCAGTTGTTTAGCCAGTTGCAGCACATTCTGGAAGAAGCGCTGAAGGAGAAATGGCCACAGACTTTCTTTACGGTCAAATTTGAAGATGTCGAGCAACTTACGCCATATGTCATGCAACATGAACGTAAAGCACGAGCTTTTAAACGTGCTAAAGAGCTACTCTATGCCGAGCCGGCAGTGCGTGACCTGATTCGGCAGTTTGATGGCGAACTGCAAAATATTCAGCTGAAATAG
- a CDS encoding acyl-CoA thioesterase produces MKLTIKQRAQYSFFLPIQTRWADNDLYGHVNNVTYYSYFDTAANTLLIQKTGFDPKSSAFIGLVVSSNCQFNQELSYPEIIEVAVAIEKIGQSSLCYDLAIFKQGSDSAAAQGSFIHVFVDRQTRKSIPISKEMRDALAEYASP; encoded by the coding sequence ATGAAATTAACTATTAAACAGCGCGCGCAATATTCTTTTTTTCTGCCTATTCAGACCCGCTGGGCCGATAATGACTTGTATGGACATGTCAATAATGTCACCTATTACAGCTATTTTGACACGGCAGCGAATACACTGCTCATTCAAAAAACAGGTTTCGACCCGAAATCTTCTGCTTTTATCGGACTGGTGGTTAGCTCCAACTGTCAGTTTAATCAAGAATTGTCTTATCCCGAGATCATTGAGGTGGCTGTGGCAATTGAAAAAATAGGACAATCTTCCCTATGTTATGATCTGGCAATTTTTAAGCAAGGTTCAGACAGCGCAGCAGCTCAGGGCAGTTTTATTCATGTATTTGTAGACCGTCAGACACGAAAAAGCATCCCGATTTCTAAAGAAATGCGGGATGCTTTAGCAGAATATGCTTCGCCTTAA
- a CDS encoding iron-containing alcohol dehydrogenase encodes MDRFQFQTVPNIIAGLGAIQELSQILKKGRYERLLLVTDPGMFQHKLHLPILDIVEDAGLDYAIYAQVQADPADTLILEAAAFSKQENIDVVLGFGGGSSMDVAKLIAILSHPTQHQSLSDLYGVDQATGPRLPLILVPTTAGTGSEVTPISIVTTGETTKSGIVAPILYADTAILDASFTQSLPAHITAATGIDAMVHAIEAYTSKLKKNFYTDILAKHALTLLNQNLPLVLKDGSNLEARQNMLVGSMLAGQAFANAPVGAVHALAYPLGGHFHISHGHSNALVLTEVLKFNIPAAKQRYAELMTWLEPQSKGCHDGLADLFIDHFNNHLTKSGLTLKLRQLDIPEHMLIVMAEDAMKQGRLLQNNPRELSVEDAYQIYQAIY; translated from the coding sequence ATGGATCGTTTTCAGTTTCAAACCGTACCCAATATTATTGCCGGACTTGGCGCGATTCAGGAATTGTCCCAGATTCTTAAAAAAGGCCGTTATGAACGGCTGTTGCTGGTCACTGATCCCGGCATGTTTCAACATAAACTCCATCTTCCTATTCTAGATATTGTTGAAGATGCTGGACTGGACTATGCCATTTATGCTCAGGTTCAGGCTGATCCGGCCGATACTCTAATTCTTGAGGCAGCCGCTTTTTCCAAGCAGGAAAATATTGATGTGGTGCTCGGTTTTGGTGGCGGCAGCTCCATGGATGTCGCCAAACTGATTGCGATCTTGAGTCACCCGACGCAGCATCAAAGCCTGTCCGACCTGTATGGGGTTGATCAGGCCACTGGCCCACGTCTGCCGCTTATTCTGGTGCCTACTACGGCAGGGACTGGCTCTGAAGTCACGCCTATTTCCATTGTAACAACCGGAGAAACCACTAAAAGTGGGATTGTGGCCCCTATTCTCTATGCTGATACGGCAATTTTAGATGCCAGTTTTACCCAGAGCCTGCCGGCACATATCACAGCAGCGACCGGCATTGATGCCATGGTGCATGCAATTGAAGCTTATACCTCAAAGCTCAAGAAAAATTTTTATACAGATATACTGGCCAAGCATGCCCTGACACTTTTGAACCAGAATCTGCCTCTGGTACTCAAAGATGGCAGTAATCTGGAAGCACGACAGAATATGCTGGTCGGTTCAATGCTGGCCGGGCAGGCTTTTGCCAATGCACCTGTCGGTGCCGTACATGCGCTGGCCTACCCTTTAGGTGGACATTTCCATATTTCTCATGGGCATAGTAATGCGTTGGTACTGACTGAAGTTCTGAAATTCAATATACCGGCTGCCAAACAGCGCTATGCCGAGCTTATGACTTGGCTGGAACCACAAAGCAAGGGCTGTCATGATGGGCTGGCGGATCTGTTTATTGACCATTTTAATAATCACTTAACCAAAAGCGGACTCACTTTAAAACTCAGACAACTGGATATTCCTGAGCATATGCTGATAGTTATGGCAGAGGATGCCATGAAACAAGGACGTCTGTTGCAGAACAATCCACGAGAGCTGAGCGTAGAGGATGCTTACCAGATTTATCAGGCAATTTATTAG
- a CDS encoding low molecular weight protein-tyrosine-phosphatase gives MSSRTPYKVLCVCLGNICRSPTAEVVLRHYCDARKLNIVVDSAGTSNYHPGKAPDLRSQQHALKRGYDLSSLRARQLTIQDFLEHDLILAMDLENLSNIQDLQAKAEAQFGALRARTALMSEHDQDYPQQALPDPYYGGAEGFERVLDQCESSSKAWVEIFQQHQSSQV, from the coding sequence ATGTCATCCAGAACGCCATATAAGGTGTTATGTGTCTGTTTGGGAAATATTTGTCGCTCTCCCACGGCAGAAGTGGTACTCAGACATTATTGTGATGCAAGGAAACTCAACATTGTGGTCGATTCAGCTGGCACCAGTAATTATCATCCGGGCAAGGCACCCGATTTGCGCAGTCAGCAACATGCTTTAAAGCGTGGCTATGACTTATCTAGCTTACGGGCACGTCAGCTGACTATTCAGGACTTTCTTGAGCATGACCTGATTCTGGCTATGGATTTGGAAAACCTGTCTAATATTCAAGACTTGCAAGCCAAGGCGGAAGCCCAATTCGGTGCTTTACGTGCCCGTACTGCCTTGATGAGCGAGCATGATCAGGACTATCCACAGCAGGCCTTACCCGATCCTTATTATGGAGGTGCTGAGGGCTTTGAGCGTGTGCTGGATCAATGTGAGTCCAGCAGCAAAGCTTGGGTCGAGATTTTTCAACAGCATCAAAGCAGCCAGGTTTAA
- the murB gene encoding UDP-N-acetylmuramate dehydrogenase has product MQIQTEVQLKSFNTLNLDAVASYYTEIQSTDDLTVALDFAAQQQLNSLILSGGSNMLLPERIHALVLHMNIRGIELLHADEHHQFLQVGAGEVWHDFVLWTTAQQLYGLQNLALIPGRVGASPVQNIGAYGVEVGEFIDSVQVYDRQTKQFGSIAAADCQFAYRHSIFKDDPTRYVITHVTFKLLKHEDLKLNYGDLKTAVGDHLTAENLQQQVIAIRQSKLPDPKDYPNVGSFFKNPVVDQTDFDQIAANFPHLPHYPQPNDRVKIAAGWLIDQAGWKGKQLGPVGMFHKQALVLVNYGQASLKDVQYTYHAVQQAVWAQFRIMLEPEPVLFDINGLIRSHQG; this is encoded by the coding sequence ATGCAGATTCAAACTGAAGTTCAGCTTAAATCCTTCAATACCCTGAATCTTGACGCGGTGGCTTCTTATTATACGGAAATTCAGTCGACGGATGATCTGACTGTTGCACTGGATTTTGCAGCACAGCAGCAGCTGAATAGTTTAATTCTGTCAGGCGGCAGTAATATGCTCTTACCTGAACGCATCCATGCGCTGGTATTGCATATGAATATCCGCGGAATTGAACTGCTGCATGCAGATGAGCACCATCAATTTCTACAAGTTGGCGCAGGTGAAGTGTGGCATGATTTTGTGCTCTGGACCACTGCACAGCAGCTGTATGGGTTACAGAATCTGGCGCTGATTCCCGGACGTGTCGGTGCCTCTCCGGTACAGAATATTGGCGCTTATGGGGTTGAGGTCGGCGAGTTTATCGACTCGGTACAGGTATATGATCGCCAGACCAAGCAGTTTGGGTCAATTGCTGCGGCAGATTGCCAGTTTGCCTATCGGCATAGTATTTTCAAAGATGACCCGACTCGTTATGTCATTACGCACGTCACGTTTAAATTACTCAAACATGAAGATCTGAAACTGAATTATGGAGATCTGAAGACTGCGGTAGGTGATCATCTCACTGCAGAAAATCTGCAACAGCAGGTGATTGCCATCCGCCAAAGCAAATTGCCTGATCCTAAAGACTATCCTAATGTGGGAAGTTTCTTTAAAAATCCGGTGGTGGATCAGACAGATTTTGACCAAATTGCAGCAAATTTCCCGCATTTACCCCATTATCCGCAGCCTAATGATCGGGTTAAAATAGCGGCAGGCTGGCTGATTGATCAGGCGGGCTGGAAAGGTAAACAGCTGGGGCCGGTAGGGATGTTTCATAAACAGGCACTGGTACTGGTGAATTATGGTCAGGCATCGCTGAAAGATGTGCAATATACATATCATGCGGTACAACAGGCAGTCTGGGCACAATTTAGGATCATGCTAGAGCCGGAGCCGGTATTATTTGATATAAATGGCTTAATCCGTTCTCATCAAGGATGA
- a CDS encoding YdcF family protein, which yields MKNTFWMVRLVQLITGLFVLFGCLLVLFYSPFYSHLVVKGLNQFVSLEVNEVAAQSQKMAALSEHETLEPGSDLWIARQAYLQVIEQDIQQNNSANLVLIQARYKALQQLIEDYQRQQQEEKAEQTPPPQVPLLPTQAVAVEISDPTENVRQLLEWDSNENKERIEQYIEFLTTHSLEQEEASAAELVDEKAIQQELALLQDQQQKPLNNAKPYAIVVVGGGLTLDENGKDIVVNNYTRLRLETTLEVEKRFQLPIVLSGVEAPYMQRWLQQYDVDAKLLEDRSMNTCENSRFSSLLLQKKGGAPTVILITDRYHMPRTRRLFALNGIQTIPVEAPMPTSLTRWRPSTQNYDHSRRANYELLATIRDVWFGSSDCREVP from the coding sequence ATGAAAAACACCTTTTGGATGGTCCGTCTGGTACAGCTAATCACGGGATTGTTTGTGCTGTTCGGCTGTTTGCTGGTGTTATTCTATTCGCCTTTTTATTCGCATCTGGTGGTTAAGGGACTCAATCAGTTTGTATCTCTGGAAGTGAATGAAGTTGCGGCACAAAGCCAAAAAATGGCTGCTCTGAGTGAGCATGAAACACTGGAGCCAGGCTCTGATTTATGGATTGCCCGTCAGGCTTATTTACAGGTAATCGAGCAGGATATTCAGCAAAATAACTCAGCTAACCTAGTGCTGATTCAGGCCCGTTATAAAGCGTTGCAGCAGCTAATCGAAGACTACCAACGTCAACAGCAGGAAGAAAAAGCTGAGCAAACTCCTCCGCCGCAAGTGCCGTTATTGCCCACTCAGGCCGTCGCTGTGGAAATTAGTGATCCCACCGAAAATGTCCGCCAGTTACTGGAATGGGACAGCAATGAAAATAAAGAGCGTATAGAGCAGTATATCGAGTTTTTGACTACTCATTCTTTGGAGCAGGAAGAAGCCAGCGCAGCAGAACTGGTGGACGAGAAAGCCATCCAGCAGGAGCTGGCATTGTTACAAGATCAGCAACAAAAGCCACTTAATAACGCCAAACCTTATGCAATTGTAGTGGTGGGTGGTGGTTTGACGCTGGACGAAAATGGCAAAGATATAGTGGTTAATAATTATACTCGACTGCGTTTGGAAACAACCCTAGAAGTTGAAAAACGCTTTCAGTTGCCGATTGTATTAAGTGGCGTTGAAGCACCTTATATGCAACGCTGGCTACAACAATATGATGTCGATGCCAAACTGCTTGAAGATCGCAGTATGAATACTTGTGAGAACAGTCGCTTTAGCTCGTTATTATTACAAAAAAAAGGTGGAGCACCGACAGTGATACTGATTACAGACCGTTATCATATGCCGCGTACCCGCCGTTTATTTGCATTAAACGGAATTCAGACCATTCCGGTAGAAGCACCAATGCCGACGTCATTAACCAGATGGCGTCCAAGTACACAAAACTATGATCATAGTCGCCGGGCCAATTATGAACTGTTGGCCACCATACGCGATGTG